In Methylovirgula sp., a single genomic region encodes these proteins:
- the hemJ gene encoding protoporphyrinogen oxidase HemJ: MDQIYLWIKALHIIAIIAFMAGMLYLPRLFVYHAGTEKGSQQSETFKVMERRLEVAIMRPAIVLVYATGLTLAVKGDFFRAAWMNWKFFLVFLMTGIYFYLISLRFHFAADRNVHSPKFYRVLNELPTLLLIGIVILVVVKPN, encoded by the coding sequence GTGGATCAAATCTATCTTTGGATCAAAGCCCTGCACATCATCGCGATTATCGCCTTCATGGCGGGCATGCTCTATCTGCCGCGGCTCTTCGTCTATCACGCGGGGACTGAGAAGGGTTCGCAGCAGTCGGAAACCTTCAAGGTGATGGAGCGGCGGCTCGAAGTCGCGATCATGCGTCCGGCGATTGTTCTTGTTTATGCGACAGGCCTCACGCTGGCGGTAAAAGGGGATTTTTTTCGTGCGGCATGGATGAATTGGAAATTCTTTCTCGTATTTCTCATGACGGGAATTTATTTTTACCTCATCTCGCTTCGGTTTCATTTCGCCGCGGATCGCAATGTTCATTCGCCAAAATTCTATCGGGTTTTAAATGAGCTTCCGACGTTGCTGCTTATCGGAATTGTCATTCTGGTCGTCGTGAAGCCAAACTAG
- the hemE gene encoding uroporphyrinogen decarboxylase, translating to MAANKPLLRVLNGEALSTTPVWLMRQAGRYLTEYKQTRLKARSFLDLCYNPKLAAEVTLQPIRRFHFDAAIIFSDILVVPDAFGQKVDFESGEGPRLQPIIGADDLKALRETIDLDHLSPVFEAIQLVKQALPAKTALIGFCGAPWTVASYMIAGRGTPDQAPARLFAYRNPDIFAALIERLIEGSVVYLSRQIEAGADCIQIFDSWAGALAPAEFERWALDPVRRIIAALRIRHPRTKIIAFPRGAGLALAGYAAQTGTDALGLDTSVDPASAAAVIPSNVVLQGNLDPLALIAGGEPLGEAVAKIQAGFRGRPHIFNLGHGILPETPLDNVEALLALLRPEA from the coding sequence CTGGCGGCTAACAAGCCCTTGCTGCGCGTGCTCAACGGCGAGGCTTTGTCGACGACTCCCGTCTGGCTGATGCGGCAGGCAGGCCGCTATTTGACGGAGTACAAACAGACGCGGCTCAAGGCGCGATCGTTTCTCGATCTCTGCTACAATCCAAAATTGGCGGCCGAAGTGACTCTGCAGCCGATCCGTCGATTTCACTTCGATGCCGCGATTATCTTCAGTGACATCCTCGTCGTTCCTGACGCCTTCGGTCAGAAGGTCGATTTCGAATCCGGCGAAGGACCGCGGCTTCAGCCGATCATAGGTGCCGACGATCTGAAGGCTCTACGGGAGACGATCGATCTCGATCATTTGTCGCCGGTTTTCGAGGCCATTCAGTTGGTCAAGCAGGCTTTGCCGGCAAAGACGGCGCTCATCGGCTTTTGCGGCGCGCCGTGGACGGTCGCGAGCTATATGATTGCCGGGCGTGGGACGCCCGACCAAGCCCCGGCGCGGCTCTTCGCCTATCGCAACCCGGACATTTTCGCGGCGTTGATCGAGCGGCTTATCGAGGGCTCGGTTGTCTATTTGTCGCGCCAGATCGAGGCGGGCGCCGATTGCATCCAGATTTTTGATAGTTGGGCGGGGGCTCTTGCCCCGGCGGAATTCGAGCGTTGGGCGTTGGACCCCGTCAGACGGATCATCGCGGCGCTGCGCATCCGTCATCCGCGGACGAAGATCATCGCTTTTCCGCGCGGCGCGGGTCTCGCACTGGCGGGCTACGCGGCGCAGACCGGGACAGACGCTTTGGGTCTCGATACGTCGGTCGATCCAGCTTCGGCAGCAGCGGTCATTCCGTCAAACGTCGTGCTGCAAGGCAATCTCGATCCGCTTGCGTTGATCGCCGGTGGCGAGCCGCTCGGTGAGGCTGTGGCTAAAATCCAAGCGGGTTTTCGTGGCCGGCCGCATATTTTCAATCTGGGTCACGGCATCCTACCGGAAACGCCGCTGGACAACGTTGAGGCTCTATTGGCGCTGTTGCGGCCGGAGGCGTGA
- a CDS encoding pyruvate, water dikinase regulatory protein yields MARNYFHLHLISDATGETLIAVSRAVIAQYDAVESIEHLYPFVRSPMQLEKAIDEIDEAPGVVLFTLIDKDLTRRLVAACHELNVPCHSVLQPIADLFRAYLGSPGAARPGAQHTLNAYYFNRVEALNYTMLHDDGQMTDDYDAADVLLLGVSRTSKTPTSIYLANRGIKTANIPIVPNVPLPKTIFSLQKPLIVGLITSADRLVAVRQQRLDASQTRFDSTYVDPVAVSEEVVQSRRLFSHYGWPVIDVTRRSIEETAAAIISLYKTHRAKLGLAEQPR; encoded by the coding sequence GTGGCGCGTAACTATTTCCATTTGCATCTGATTTCCGACGCGACCGGCGAAACCTTGATCGCCGTGAGCCGGGCGGTGATCGCGCAATACGATGCCGTGGAATCGATAGAACACCTCTATCCGTTCGTGCGATCACCGATGCAGCTTGAAAAGGCAATCGACGAGATCGACGAGGCGCCGGGCGTCGTTCTTTTCACACTGATCGACAAGGATCTGACCCGGCGGCTCGTCGCGGCCTGCCATGAGCTGAATGTGCCCTGCCATTCCGTGTTGCAGCCGATCGCCGATCTTTTTCGGGCCTATCTCGGCTCGCCGGGTGCCGCACGGCCGGGCGCCCAACACACGCTCAATGCCTATTATTTCAACCGCGTCGAAGCGTTGAATTATACGATGCTGCACGACGACGGCCAGATGACTGACGATTATGACGCTGCCGACGTCCTGTTGCTCGGCGTCAGCCGAACATCGAAGACGCCGACGAGCATCTATCTCGCCAATCGCGGCATCAAGACCGCTAATATCCCGATCGTACCCAACGTCCCATTGCCGAAAACGATCTTTAGCCTGCAAAAGCCGTTGATCGTCGGCCTGATCACTTCGGCCGACCGGCTTGTGGCCGTTCGTCAGCAGCGTCTCGATGCGTCACAGACGCGGTTTGATTCCACTTATGTGGACCCTGTTGCGGTGAGCGAGGAAGTTGTCCAGTCGCGGCGTCTGTTTTCTCATTATGGCTGGCCGGTCATCGACGTGACGCGCCGCTCGATCGAGGAGACGGCCGCGGCCATCATCTCGCTTTATAAGACGCACCGCGCCAAACTCGGGCTTGCGGAGCAGCCGCGATGA
- a CDS encoding Maf family protein → MSGLWLAKAPLVLASKSTARQGLLKAAGIPFDIIAAEIDERSVEAPLRAEGAPATAIAAHLARAKALAISTYAPSRLVIGADQVLALGSEIFTKPESRAAAREQLARLSGQTHALQSAVCVARDGTVLFEAISTANMTCRVLSPDFIDRYIAVAGDAVLTSVGAYQVEGLGVHLFDKIDGDQATILGLPLLPLLAFLREEGSLAA, encoded by the coding sequence ATGAGCGGGCTTTGGCTGGCAAAAGCGCCCTTGGTGCTCGCCTCGAAGAGCACGGCCCGGCAGGGGTTATTAAAGGCCGCGGGGATTCCTTTCGACATCATCGCTGCCGAGATCGACGAACGCAGCGTCGAGGCGCCGTTGCGCGCCGAAGGTGCGCCTGCGACGGCAATCGCGGCACATCTGGCCCGTGCCAAGGCGCTCGCCATCTCCACTTATGCGCCCTCGCGGCTTGTCATCGGCGCCGATCAGGTGCTCGCCTTAGGCAGCGAGATTTTCACCAAGCCAGAATCCAGGGCAGCGGCCAGAGAGCAACTCGCAAGGCTCTCTGGCCAGACGCACGCGCTGCAATCGGCGGTCTGCGTGGCGCGCGATGGAACCGTGCTTTTCGAGGCAATCTCGACCGCGAACATGACCTGCCGCGTGCTCAGCCCGGACTTCATCGACCGTTACATTGCCGTAGCCGGGGATGCGGTGCTGACGAGCGTCGGCGCCTATCAGGTCGAAGGACTTGGTGTGCATCTCTTCGACAAGATCGATGGCGATCAGGCGACGATCCTCGGCCTGCCGCTGCTGCCGCTGCTTGCATTTTTACGCGAAGAGGGCAGTCTCGCGGCATGA
- a CDS encoding shikimate dehydrogenase encodes MTLQAFVIGWPISHSRSPLIHNYWLEKLQVPGRYERFAVAPPDLLTFLANLADLGFVGGNVTLPHKEKAFAACAVTTPVARQLQAVNTLWIEDEKLFGDNTDVAGFLASLDADVPDWDKSVDKAVVLGAGGAARGIVFALNARGIRNIVIVNRTRSRGEQLQRQFPDARIDLADFAVLPGLLRDADLLVNTTSLGMIGQPPLEIDLAPLPARAVVADIVYAPLETALLRQASARGLRTSGGLGMLLHQAVPGFARWFGQTPQVTPDLRARVAADIADKS; translated from the coding sequence ATGACTTTGCAGGCTTTCGTCATCGGCTGGCCGATCTCGCATTCGCGTTCGCCGCTGATCCACAATTACTGGCTGGAAAAACTGCAAGTGCCGGGTCGCTATGAGCGGTTTGCTGTGGCCCCGCCCGATCTTTTGACCTTTCTGGCAAATCTTGCGGATCTCGGATTCGTCGGCGGCAATGTCACGCTGCCGCATAAAGAAAAAGCCTTCGCAGCCTGCGCCGTGACGACGCCGGTCGCGCGCCAGCTCCAGGCTGTGAATACCCTGTGGATCGAGGATGAAAAACTTTTCGGCGACAACACCGATGTCGCGGGCTTTCTTGCCTCGCTCGACGCTGATGTTCCGGATTGGGATAAGAGCGTGGATAAAGCCGTTGTCCTGGGCGCCGGCGGCGCGGCGCGCGGGATCGTCTTTGCGCTGAACGCGCGCGGCATCCGTAACATCGTTATCGTTAACCGCACGCGCAGCCGGGGCGAACAATTGCAAAGGCAATTTCCTGATGCGCGGATCGACCTTGCTGATTTCGCCGTGCTGCCTGGCCTTCTGCGCGACGCCGATTTGCTGGTGAATACGACATCGCTCGGCATGATCGGCCAGCCGCCGCTCGAGATCGATCTTGCACCGCTGCCGGCACGCGCCGTCGTCGCCGATATCGTTTATGCGCCGCTTGAAACCGCACTTCTGCGCCAGGCGTCAGCGCGCGGGCTGCGCACGTCGGGCGGCCTCGGCATGTTGCTGCATCAGGCGGTGCCGGGGTTTGCGCGCTGGTTCGGGCAGACTCCGCAAGTGACGCCGGATTTGCGCGCGCGCGTTGCCGCCGACATCGCAGATAAAAGCTGA
- the coaE gene encoding dephospho-CoA kinase (Dephospho-CoA kinase (CoaE) performs the final step in coenzyme A biosynthesis.), whose amino-acid sequence MFVLGLTGSIGMGKSVTAAIFREAGIPVHDSDAAVHALYRAAAVPLVVAAFPGTLRDGEIDRTRLSAYVVNDPAALARLEAIVHPLVRAERAEFAAEARASGADLIVLDIPLLFETGCEGEVDAVLLVTAPEDVQKARVAGRPGMTEAKLAAIIAKQMPDIDKRRRADMILDTSLGHEEAARQVRKLIDDIRAGRVARHHA is encoded by the coding sequence ATGTTCGTTCTCGGCCTCACCGGCTCGATCGGCATGGGCAAATCGGTGACCGCCGCGATTTTTCGCGAAGCTGGAATCCCCGTGCACGATTCGGATGCCGCCGTACATGCGCTCTATCGCGCCGCCGCCGTACCGCTCGTCGTGGCCGCTTTTCCGGGCACGCTGCGCGACGGCGAGATCGACCGGACGCGCCTCTCGGCCTATGTGGTCAATGACCCGGCGGCGCTGGCGCGGCTTGAAGCGATCGTCCACCCGCTCGTGCGCGCCGAGCGCGCTGAATTCGCCGCCGAGGCGCGCGCCTCGGGCGCCGATCTCATCGTCCTCGACATTCCGCTTCTGTTTGAAACTGGCTGCGAGGGTGAAGTCGATGCGGTGCTGCTCGTCACCGCGCCGGAAGACGTGCAAAAGGCGCGCGTTGCCGGAAGACCGGGCATGACAGAAGCGAAACTCGCCGCCATAATCGCCAAACAAATGCCCGACATCGACAAACGCCGCCGCGCTGACATGATCCTCGACACGAGTCTTGGTCACGAGGAGGCTGCGCGGCAGGTGCGCAAGCTCATCGACGATATTCGTGCGGGGCGCGTGGCAAGACATCATGCGTGA
- the dnaQ gene encoding DNA polymerase III subunit epsilon: protein MREIVFDTETTGLDPASGHRIVEIGCIEILNSIPTGQTFHFYLDPERDMPEEAFRVHGISAESLIGKPKFAEIAEKFLVFVGDAMLVAHNAEFDLRFVNAELAMLGRPPLGLERIVDTLALARRRHPGSPASLDALCQRYGIDASRRTKHGALLDAELLAEIYAELTGGRQTSLLLQTAAVSAQRAAAVRPVRPSPLAPLIAATEWAAHATFVATLGDKAIWRRYLPKSGEA, encoded by the coding sequence ATGCGTGAGATCGTCTTCGATACGGAAACGACCGGCCTCGATCCGGCCTCAGGGCATCGCATCGTCGAGATCGGCTGTATCGAAATTCTGAATTCGATTCCGACGGGGCAGACCTTTCACTTCTATCTCGATCCCGAGCGCGACATGCCGGAGGAGGCGTTCCGCGTACATGGAATTTCGGCGGAGTCGCTGATCGGAAAGCCGAAGTTCGCCGAGATCGCCGAGAAATTTCTCGTATTCGTCGGCGACGCCATGCTCGTCGCGCATAATGCCGAGTTCGATCTGCGCTTCGTCAACGCTGAGCTCGCCATGCTTGGCCGTCCGCCGCTCGGGCTGGAACGGATCGTCGATACTCTGGCGCTGGCGCGCCGCCGTCATCCCGGTTCGCCGGCGAGCCTGGACGCGCTCTGCCAGCGCTACGGCATCGATGCAAGCCGGCGGACCAAGCACGGCGCTCTGCTTGATGCGGAACTTCTCGCCGAGATCTATGCAGAATTGACGGGTGGCCGTCAGACGAGCCTGCTGCTCCAGACCGCCGCCGTCAGTGCGCAACGTGCGGCGGCAGTGCGACCGGTTCGCCCGTCGCCGCTTGCGCCGCTCATCGCTGCGACGGAATGGGCCGCGCACGCCACCTTTGTCGCGACGCTCGGCGACAAGGCGATCTGGCGGCGTTATTTACCAAAATCAGGAGAAGCCTAG
- the secB gene encoding protein-export chaperone SecB — MADGNGSSAAANAPTLNAMVQYTKDFSFENPNAPRSLGPQPQAPNISIQVNVNARQIAEADYEVELLLEGAAGEGNDTLFKFELNYAGIFRVLNIPESDMQPVVMIECPRLLFPFARQIVADAVRNGGFPPLYIDPIDFAGLYRQRMAQTAQAPTAQAQ, encoded by the coding sequence ATGGCGGACGGCAACGGCAGCAGTGCGGCGGCAAACGCGCCCACTCTTAATGCCATGGTGCAATATACGAAGGATTTCTCGTTCGAGAATCCGAATGCGCCGCGCTCGCTCGGACCGCAGCCTCAGGCGCCGAATATTTCCATTCAGGTGAACGTCAACGCCCGCCAGATTGCCGAGGCCGATTACGAAGTCGAACTCCTGCTCGAAGGCGCCGCCGGCGAGGGCAACGACACGCTGTTCAAGTTTGAACTGAATTACGCCGGCATTTTCCGCGTGCTCAACATTCCCGAGAGCGACATGCAGCCGGTCGTCATGATCGAATGCCCGCGGCTGCTGTTCCCCTTCGCCCGGCAAATCGTTGCGGATGCGGTGCGCAACGGCGGCTTCCCGCCGCTTTACATCGACCCGATCGATTTCGCCGGCCTCTACCGCCAACGGATGGCACAGACCGCGCAAGCCCCGACTGCGCAGGCCCAATAG
- a CDS encoding FxsA family protein translates to MPYIAAFFLGTCLWILAELSVFGMIASAIGLPGAIALTLVFSLLGLALLRRLGGQARQLFQTVAENPAHALRLSPLTLRSGALAALGAILLVIPGFLSDCVGLALLLPSWRHQELAVKPRDPNVIDLTPQDWHRIDEKERG, encoded by the coding sequence ATGCCTTATATCGCCGCTTTCTTTTTGGGCACCTGCCTCTGGATCCTCGCCGAACTGTCGGTGTTCGGCATGATCGCCAGCGCGATCGGCCTGCCGGGCGCGATTGCGCTGACCCTGGTTTTCAGCCTGCTCGGTCTCGCGTTGCTGCGCCGGCTTGGCGGACAGGCGCGTCAGCTTTTTCAAACCGTCGCCGAAAATCCGGCCCACGCCTTGCGGCTTTCGCCACTGACGCTGCGCAGCGGCGCGCTGGCCGCGCTTGGCGCCATCCTGCTCGTGATCCCGGGCTTTCTGTCGGACTGCGTCGGCCTGGCGCTTTTGCTGCCGTCGTGGCGTCATCAGGAATTGGCGGTCAAACCGCGCGATCCGAATGTCATCGATCTAACTCCGCAGGATTGGCACCGCATCGACGAGAAGGAGCGCGGCTGA
- a CDS encoding Tim44/TimA family putative adaptor protein gives MHDPFDASTIIFALLAIFVLWKLRSVLGTRGGAEKPPAQNTNSFFKTSTAANENKVVPLPGSGPRPAPPPPPLADPERWKAYAEPGSKVANGLDAIAAADPNFGLDQFITGAKSAYEMIVTAFATGDRELLARLLDKDVNDSFVGAIDARAARGESLMTKVVSIDKTGVFDAGVRDGMLQITLRFMASLISATHDKDGKVIDGDPEKTVNMVDLWTFARPAASRDPNWKLVATQTGH, from the coding sequence ATGCACGACCCCTTCGACGCCTCGACGATCATTTTCGCGCTTCTTGCCATCTTCGTATTGTGGAAGCTGCGCTCCGTCCTGGGCACGCGCGGCGGCGCGGAGAAGCCACCGGCGCAGAATACGAATTCGTTCTTCAAGACCAGCACTGCGGCCAATGAAAACAAGGTCGTGCCGCTACCCGGCAGCGGGCCGCGCCCAGCCCCGCCTCCGCCGCCTTTGGCAGATCCCGAGCGTTGGAAAGCCTACGCCGAGCCCGGCTCAAAAGTCGCCAACGGTCTCGACGCGATCGCCGCCGCCGATCCGAATTTCGGCCTCGATCAGTTCATCACCGGCGCGAAATCCGCCTACGAGATGATCGTGACGGCCTTCGCGACCGGCGACCGCGAGCTTTTGGCGCGCCTGCTCGATAAGGACGTTAACGACAGTTTCGTCGGCGCGATCGATGCCCGTGCGGCACGCGGCGAATCGCTCATGACCAAAGTCGTTTCGATCGATAAGACCGGCGTTTTCGATGCCGGCGTGCGCGACGGCATGTTGCAGATCACGCTGCGTTTCATGGCGAGCCTCATCAGCGCGACGCATGACAAGGACGGCAAGGTGATCGACGGCGATCCGGAAAAGACGGTGAATATGGTCGATCTGTGGACCTTCGCTCGCCCCGCCGCATCACGCGATCCCAATTGGAAGCTCGTCGCGACGCAGACGGGGCATTGA
- a CDS encoding Smr/MutS family protein: MSEETRETLRPLSDEEVTLWLTVTRHVLRRPGMKAPLAPPPKPEKPVKSAPSPRPAQVKSEPPPRPAMPGLAPLERRARQKLSRGHMPVDAALDLHGLRQHEAHPALHGFLIRAQHQGAKIVLVVTGKGEGRTEGRTGDIYEEGGVLRRNVPIWLRAPEWRNLVVGFEEAARHHGGAGALYIRIRRGSRGED, from the coding sequence ATGAGCGAAGAGACACGCGAGACATTGCGCCCGCTGTCGGACGAGGAAGTCACCCTCTGGCTGACAGTCACGCGCCATGTCCTGCGCCGTCCCGGGATGAAAGCGCCCCTGGCGCCGCCGCCCAAGCCTGAAAAACCTGTCAAAAGCGCGCCCTCACCGAGGCCCGCGCAGGTCAAATCTGAACCCCCGCCGCGTCCCGCCATGCCCGGCCTCGCGCCGCTGGAGCGCCGCGCTCGTCAAAAGCTGTCACGCGGCCACATGCCGGTCGATGCTGCGCTCGACCTGCACGGCCTGCGTCAGCATGAGGCGCACCCTGCCTTGCACGGATTTCTGATCCGCGCCCAGCACCAGGGCGCCAAGATCGTGCTCGTCGTCACCGGCAAGGGCGAGGGGCGGACAGAGGGCCGCACCGGCGATATTTACGAGGAAGGCGGCGTCCTGCGCCGCAATGTGCCGATCTGGCTGCGGGCGCCGGAATGGCGCAATCTCGTCGTCGGCTTCGAGGAAGCGGCGCGCCATCACGGCGGCGCCGGCGCGCTCTACATTCGTATTCGCCGTGGGTCGCGGGGGGAGGATTGA
- a CDS encoding metallopeptidase family protein, whose protein sequence is MPISWPDLVPPSLADFETLAEAAYAKLPDDFRALSQGAVIRIEDFPDNEVLDRMGCETEFDLLGLFSGRGLAQGGAQSFTGQMPNMVWLYRRPILDYWAENEDTLGEIVTHVLVHEIGHHFGLSDADMEAIEAAGD, encoded by the coding sequence ATGCCGATCAGTTGGCCAGATCTCGTGCCGCCTTCGCTTGCCGATTTCGAGACGCTTGCCGAAGCAGCTTACGCGAAACTGCCAGATGATTTTCGTGCGCTCTCTCAGGGGGCCGTCATCCGGATTGAGGATTTTCCGGATAACGAGGTGCTCGACCGGATGGGCTGCGAAACCGAATTCGACCTGCTGGGTCTTTTCTCCGGCCGCGGCCTCGCCCAGGGTGGTGCCCAGTCCTTTACCGGGCAAATGCCGAATATGGTCTGGCTTTACCGGCGGCCGATCCTCGATTATTGGGCCGAAAACGAGGACACTCTCGGCGAGATCGTCACCCATGTCCTCGTGCATGAGATCGGCCATCATTTCGGTCTCTCGGACGCCGATATGGAAGCGATCGAGGCGGCGGGGGATTAG
- the leuD gene encoding 3-isopropylmalate dehydratase small subunit, with protein sequence MDKFTSLTGVAAPLAIRNVDTDMIIPKQYLKTIKRTGLGTGLFSEMRYKDDGSENPDFVLNKPAYRHAQILVAEDNFGCGSSREHAPWALLDFGIRCVISTSFADIFYNNCFKNGILPIVVKPDELAKLMDDAERGANATLSVDLESQEIRGPDGGVIHFDIDPFRKHCLLNGLDDIGLSLQKAHHIDRFEAKAKDERPWH encoded by the coding sequence ATGGATAAATTTACGTCCCTGACGGGCGTCGCGGCGCCGCTGGCGATCCGCAATGTCGACACCGACATGATCATTCCAAAGCAATATCTGAAGACGATCAAGCGCACCGGCCTCGGCACGGGCCTGTTCTCCGAAATGCGTTACAAGGATGACGGGTCGGAAAATCCCGATTTCGTCCTCAACAAGCCGGCCTATCGCCACGCGCAAATTCTTGTTGCCGAAGACAATTTCGGCTGCGGTTCGTCGCGCGAGCACGCCCCATGGGCGCTGCTCGATTTCGGTATCCGCTGCGTCATTTCGACGAGCTTCGCCGATATTTTCTATAACAATTGCTTCAAGAACGGCATTTTGCCGATCGTCGTGAAACCGGACGAACTCGCCAAGCTGATGGACGATGCCGAGCGGGGTGCCAATGCGACGCTCTCGGTCGATCTCGAAAGCCAGGAAATCCGCGGCCCGGACGGCGGCGTAATCCATTTCGACATCGATCCGTTTCGCAAGCATTGCCTCTTGAATGGTCTCGATGACATCGGCCTGAGCCTGCAGAAGGCGCACCACATCGACCGGTTCGAGGCGAAGGCAAAAGACGAGCGCCCCTGGCACTGA
- a CDS encoding aspartate aminotransferase family protein produces the protein MPQEAGFDRSPRPFDLAALLKDREPERYQLHTLYMNEMMVRALRTIGFDVAFQRGSGQYLFDKGGTRYLDLLSGWGVFGIGRNHPVVRQALETVLAADLPNLVQMDVTALSGLLAERLLQFVPFLDKVFFANSGTEAVEAAIKFARGATGRPNIVYCSHAFHGLTYGALSLNGDATFRDGFGGFVPGCIEVPFNDLAALEQALSRRDVAAFIVEPIQGKGVNMPDDGYLAGVRSLCTKYGTLLVADEIQTGVGRTGRFLAIEHWNVEPDMVLLAKALSGGHVPIGAVIMRRKIFESVFNRMDRMVVHGSTFAKNDLAMAAGLATLEVIESERLIQNAARRGEQLLAFFKPLAERYELVKNVRGKGLMIGIEFGQPRSFKLKAAWTLLESVRAGLFCQLIVIPLFKDHKVLVQVAANAGHTIKLLPTLNINDADCTWIEGAFDSVVADAHRVPGAVWSLGKTLAENVRKGSR, from the coding sequence ATGCCACAGGAAGCCGGGTTCGATCGGTCCCCGCGTCCATTCGATCTCGCTGCATTGCTCAAAGATCGCGAGCCCGAGCGATACCAACTGCATACGCTGTATATGAACGAGATGATGGTGCGGGCTTTGCGCACCATCGGCTTCGATGTCGCCTTCCAGCGCGGCAGCGGCCAATATCTGTTCGATAAGGGCGGCACGCGTTATCTTGATCTCTTGAGCGGTTGGGGCGTGTTCGGCATCGGCCGCAATCATCCCGTCGTGCGGCAGGCGCTGGAGACGGTGCTCGCGGCCGATCTGCCGAATCTCGTGCAGATGGATGTCACGGCGCTGTCGGGCCTTCTCGCCGAGCGTCTGCTGCAATTCGTGCCGTTTCTCGACAAGGTATTTTTCGCCAATTCCGGTACCGAGGCGGTGGAAGCCGCGATCAAGTTTGCCCGCGGTGCGACCGGCCGCCCGAATATCGTTTATTGCAGCCACGCCTTTCACGGGCTGACCTATGGGGCGCTCTCGCTGAACGGCGATGCGACGTTTCGCGATGGGTTCGGCGGCTTTGTGCCGGGCTGCATCGAAGTCCCGTTCAATGACTTGGCCGCGCTGGAGCAAGCGTTATCGAGACGCGACGTTGCCGCGTTCATCGTCGAGCCGATCCAGGGCAAGGGCGTCAATATGCCCGACGATGGTTATCTGGCGGGGGTGCGGTCGCTCTGCACCAAATATGGTACCTTGCTCGTCGCCGACGAGATTCAGACCGGTGTCGGCCGCACCGGGCGTTTTCTCGCGATCGAACATTGGAATGTCGAGCCGGATATGGTGCTGCTCGCCAAGGCGCTGTCCGGCGGCCATGTGCCGATCGGCGCGGTGATCATGCGCCGCAAGATTTTCGAGAGCGTCTTCAACCGGATGGACCGCATGGTCGTGCACGGCTCGACGTTTGCCAAAAACGATCTGGCAATGGCCGCGGGCCTGGCCACGCTGGAAGTGATCGAATCCGAGCGCTTGATCCAGAATGCCGCCCGGCGCGGCGAGCAGCTTCTTGCCTTCTTCAAGCCTCTCGCCGAGCGTTACGAACTCGTCAAGAACGTCCGCGGCAAGGGGTTGATGATTGGCATCGAATTCGGCCAGCCGCGTTCCTTCAAGCTTAAGGCCGCCTGGACATTGCTGGAATCGGTGCGGGCGGGGCTGTTCTGCCAGCTCATCGTTATTCCGCTGTTCAAGGATCACAAGGTGTTGGTCCAGGTGGCCGCGAACGCCGGCCATACGATCAAGCTTCTGCCGACGCTCAACATCAATGACGCGGATTGCACCTGGATCGAGGGGGCCTTCGACAGCGTGGTGGCCGATGCGCATCGCGTCCCGGGGGCCGTCTGGTCGCTCGGCAAAACCCTCGCCGAAAACGTCCGCAAAGGCAGCCGCTGA